A region from the Treponema pallidum subsp. pallidum str. Nichols genome encodes:
- the zwf gene encoding glucose-6-phosphate dehydrogenase: protein MGKISGSGTVAPHILVIFGASGDLAARKLIPSLWDLFEQELLPRTFGILGAGRTALSTESFRARLAEAVTKHAVRTPHDPARLTEFLQKIHYFSFDPTDSVAFADFATYVRTLDQSLHTEGNFIFYLATPPSLYETIPTQLAMHHLNREQGNFRRVVIEKPFGYNLETAQHLNASLRAHFQENQTYRIDHYLGKETVQNILVTRFANPLFEPTWNRTHIDYVEITASESLGVENRGGYYDQSGALRDMIQNHLLLLLGIIAMEAPAVVSSSRLRDEIVKVFDCLRPMGERDVMQHTVRAQYVAGKIRGVAVPGYLEESGVDPRSCTETFAALKCYIDNWRWMDVPFYLRTGKRLPTGVTEVIVHYRTLPIALFEHIERPCAREGNALVIRIQPDEGIQLKIDLKEPGAGFKTIPVSVDFQYSALTYSHLPSAYERLLLDCMNGDNTLYHRDDAVESAWRFIDPILAAWKSNKSPLLTYPAGSWGPKAADDLIKGSAPRWHHPSSTLLSDDFACRL, encoded by the coding sequence ATGGGGAAAATCAGTGGCAGCGGCACGGTCGCGCCGCACATCCTGGTTATCTTTGGCGCTTCAGGCGACCTTGCCGCGCGGAAGCTTATCCCCTCGCTTTGGGATCTCTTTGAGCAAGAGCTCCTGCCCCGTACATTCGGTATACTCGGCGCAGGGCGTACGGCTCTGTCTACAGAGTCTTTTCGCGCACGGCTTGCAGAGGCGGTCACAAAGCATGCAGTGCGCACACCGCACGACCCGGCGCGCCTCACCGAATTCCTGCAGAAGATCCACTACTTCTCGTTCGATCCCACCGACTCTGTCGCCTTTGCCGACTTTGCCACGTACGTGCGCACCCTCGACCAGTCGCTGCACACCGAGGGCAACTTTATCTTCTATCTTGCCACTCCCCCTAGCCTGTACGAAACTATCCCCACGCAGCTTGCTATGCACCACTTGAACCGGGAACAGGGTAATTTTCGCAGGGTAGTTATTGAAAAACCCTTTGGCTACAACCTAGAAACCGCGCAGCACCTTAATGCGAGCTTGCGTGCCCACTTTCAGGAAAACCAAACCTATCGCATCGATCACTATCTGGGTAAGGAAACGGTCCAAAACATCCTGGTCACTCGCTTTGCCAATCCCCTTTTCGAGCCCACATGGAACCGGACCCATATCGATTACGTTGAAATTACTGCAAGCGAATCACTAGGTGTCGAAAACCGCGGCGGTTACTACGACCAGTCCGGTGCATTGCGCGATATGATCCAAAACCACTTGTTACTCCTCTTGGGTATTATCGCGATGGAGGCGCCCGCCGTCGTGAGTTCAAGTCGTCTACGGGATGAAATCGTAAAGGTCTTTGACTGCCTGCGCCCTATGGGAGAACGCGACGTCATGCAGCATACGGTGCGTGCCCAATACGTCGCCGGCAAGATACGCGGTGTAGCCGTCCCCGGCTACCTTGAGGAGTCAGGCGTTGACCCTCGCTCGTGCACTGAAACCTTTGCCGCACTCAAGTGCTACATCGACAATTGGCGGTGGATGGACGTTCCCTTCTACCTGCGGACGGGTAAGCGTTTGCCCACGGGCGTCACTGAGGTGATCGTCCATTACCGAACGCTCCCCATCGCGCTTTTCGAGCACATCGAACGCCCGTGCGCACGCGAGGGCAACGCGCTTGTCATTCGCATTCAACCCGACGAAGGAATTCAGCTTAAAATCGACCTCAAAGAGCCCGGCGCGGGGTTCAAGACTATTCCCGTCAGTGTTGATTTTCAGTATTCGGCTCTTACCTATTCGCACTTACCCAGCGCGTATGAGCGGCTATTGCTTGACTGCATGAATGGAGACAACACGCTCTACCATCGAGATGACGCGGTGGAGTCTGCATGGCGCTTCATAGATCCTATTCTTGCCGCATGGAAATCAAACAAGAGTCCTCTACTTACGTACCCTGCAGGAAGCTGGGGTCCGAAGGCTGCAGACGACCTGATCAAAGGGAGTGCTCCACGGTGGCATCACCCCTCTTCTACGCTGCTCAGCGATGATTTTGCCTGCCGACTCTAG
- a CDS encoding acetate kinase yields the protein MIILTLNCGSSSVKYQVYNWTERAVIAVGVVERVTQAGSVITHEVHGRENHVRESPCPTHTEAVQLIISTLTDAHVGVISDMSLIKAVGHRVLHAADRFVKSVVVTPDVLETFRSVQDLGPLHNPANIRGIEAAQAVIPSVPHCAIMDTAWHQTMPEASFMYAVPRQWYEEYAVRRYGFHGTSFLYTAKRASVILKKRAEDTNIIIAHIGNGASMCCVKNGVSFDTSMGITPLEGLIMGTRCGDCDPALAFYIMRKTGMSVSDIDTTLNKQSGLLGITGKYVDRRDVCAAMKNGDALARLAFDMEVHRIRKYFGAYVAALGKQPDALVFTAGVGEMCCDVRAAACAGLEHLGIRLDARKNELARTRNAETEISTDDSPVRILVIPTDEELVMTEDTYALMQGTYDVHTRFTYSFQDPTYVNKARAAGLKRDLEKNPALATIVVPRLDT from the coding sequence ATGATTATCCTCACGCTAAACTGCGGCAGTTCATCTGTAAAATACCAGGTGTATAACTGGACAGAGCGTGCGGTGATTGCCGTCGGCGTGGTAGAGCGTGTTACTCAGGCAGGATCTGTTATCACGCATGAGGTGCACGGCCGAGAGAACCACGTTCGGGAAAGTCCCTGCCCTACCCATACCGAAGCGGTGCAGCTTATCATCAGCACCCTCACCGATGCGCACGTCGGTGTTATCAGCGACATGAGTCTTATCAAGGCAGTTGGACACCGCGTCCTACACGCAGCAGATCGCTTTGTAAAGTCTGTCGTTGTGACTCCTGACGTGCTAGAAACATTTCGCTCTGTTCAAGACCTTGGCCCTCTCCACAACCCCGCAAACATCCGTGGTATTGAGGCTGCCCAGGCGGTCATCCCCTCAGTTCCCCACTGTGCCATTATGGATACTGCGTGGCATCAAACCATGCCAGAAGCTAGCTTCATGTACGCAGTGCCCCGGCAGTGGTACGAAGAATACGCGGTACGTCGCTACGGCTTTCACGGCACGAGTTTTCTTTATACTGCAAAGCGCGCCTCTGTCATTCTCAAAAAAAGGGCTGAGGACACAAACATAATCATTGCGCATATTGGAAACGGCGCTTCCATGTGTTGTGTCAAAAATGGTGTCAGCTTTGACACTTCCATGGGCATCACCCCGCTAGAAGGCCTGATTATGGGAACACGCTGCGGGGACTGCGACCCTGCGCTTGCCTTTTACATTATGAGAAAAACAGGCATGTCTGTCTCAGACATCGACACCACTCTCAATAAACAGTCCGGTTTGCTAGGCATCACCGGAAAATACGTGGACCGACGCGATGTGTGTGCTGCCATGAAAAATGGAGACGCGCTTGCACGCCTTGCCTTTGACATGGAGGTACACCGCATCCGGAAATACTTCGGCGCATACGTTGCAGCTTTGGGTAAACAGCCGGACGCGCTTGTCTTTACCGCAGGTGTTGGAGAGATGTGTTGCGACGTACGCGCAGCAGCGTGCGCAGGACTCGAACACCTAGGCATCCGACTTGATGCGCGAAAAAATGAACTGGCCCGCACGCGCAATGCAGAAACTGAAATTAGTACAGACGATTCACCCGTCCGCATTCTGGTAATCCCAACAGATGAAGAATTGGTCATGACTGAGGACACGTATGCACTCATGCAGGGAACATACGACGTGCACACGCGTTTTACCTACTCGTTCCAGGATCCAACCTATGTCAATAAGGCGCGGGCAGCAGGATTAAAAAGAGATTTAGAAAAGAACCCGGCACTCGCGACGATTGTCGTGCCGCGTCTTGATACATAG
- a CDS encoding DUF2715 domain-containing protein: MTLSHPTREDRPSRRVLQLGLDRMGIQWHTARGGVRARCVVRVGSLLAALGMGAGVFAAEVFVSPKVGQVGAHPWGKEPAPRTDVLLYTPTLGLAVGVIAHNGFAFTTELDAGLAFLMFRAQFLVGWAIRSGKNFAFIPSLGVDILSTQDDKLVGIPINLDFLIFFTKHVGLDFTFGSGVNVPLTKNLKKGANGNGQDLTWSNIWAKYCCTSLVMVKIGPVFRI, translated from the coding sequence TTGACACTCTCACACCCCACGCGGGAAGATCGGCCCAGTAGGCGTGTCCTACAGCTGGGGTTAGATCGTATGGGTATACAGTGGCACACGGCGAGGGGGGGGGTACGGGCGCGGTGCGTGGTGCGCGTAGGTTCTTTGCTCGCTGCGCTCGGGATGGGGGCAGGCGTTTTTGCGGCGGAGGTATTTGTTTCTCCGAAGGTAGGACAGGTAGGGGCGCATCCCTGGGGAAAGGAACCGGCCCCCAGGACCGACGTTCTTTTGTACACCCCGACGCTCGGTTTGGCAGTGGGGGTAATAGCGCACAACGGCTTCGCGTTCACGACAGAATTAGACGCGGGGCTTGCCTTTCTTATGTTCCGTGCGCAGTTCCTGGTGGGCTGGGCTATACGCAGCGGCAAGAATTTTGCATTTATTCCGTCTCTGGGCGTGGATATCCTTTCTACGCAGGACGACAAACTGGTGGGGATACCGATAAATTTGGATTTCCTCATTTTCTTTACCAAGCACGTTGGGTTGGATTTCACCTTCGGCAGCGGAGTGAACGTGCCGCTCACCAAGAATTTGAAAAAGGGCGCAAATGGGAATGGACAGGACCTGACGTGGTCGAACATATGGGCCAAGTATTGCTGCACCTCGCTGGTCATGGTAAAAATAGGGCCGGTGTTCCGCATTTAG
- a CDS encoding glucose-6-phosphate isomerase, which produces MNWRNLDECAAYARLQAIRAPSLKTVLCGPEGIERVRRYCTDAGAGLRYHYAAKTVNEEILTALAALADEQELVAKYDALRAGAQINTGEKRKVLHHLTRLGVQGSSLASLPCEVRDMHAFYTKEYERVCAFARQVHEGGLRTSRGAPFTDVVQIGIGGSDLGPRALYLALEGWAQRHQAVKMRTHFISNVDPDDAALVLSKLPLETTLFILVSKSGTTLETLSNELFVAHVLRQAGLEPHTQFVAVTSETSPLANNPQYLASFYMDDFIGGRYSSSSVCGAVVLTLAFGPQVFGHFLSGAAEADRAAQEQDIRRNAALLDALIGVYERTILGYEHTAVLPYSQALARFPAHLQQLDMESNGKSVNRFGIPITYKTGPVIFGEPGTNGQHSFYQHLHQGTSVVPLQFIAFQHSQLGQDPIIRGSTGQQKLLANVVAQIVAFARGKEHADANKTFSGERPSSLLYAKALTPQTLGALLAHFENKIMFQGFAWNLNSFDQEGVQLGKTLAQHILAGEVEGVLRAYADLFDLAHAPTC; this is translated from the coding sequence GTGAATTGGAGAAATCTTGACGAGTGTGCCGCATACGCCCGCCTGCAGGCGATTCGTGCGCCGTCGCTGAAGACAGTACTCTGTGGACCAGAGGGGATAGAACGTGTGCGGCGCTATTGTACCGACGCGGGGGCTGGGCTGCGCTATCACTACGCAGCGAAAACAGTGAATGAAGAAATTCTCACGGCGCTTGCTGCTCTTGCAGACGAGCAGGAATTAGTCGCAAAGTACGACGCCCTGCGCGCAGGAGCACAGATAAACACGGGGGAAAAACGTAAGGTGCTGCATCACCTAACGCGCCTCGGCGTGCAGGGGTCATCGCTTGCCTCGTTGCCGTGCGAAGTGCGCGATATGCACGCCTTTTATACAAAAGAATACGAAAGAGTATGTGCGTTCGCACGGCAAGTACACGAAGGGGGGCTGCGCACGTCTCGCGGCGCACCGTTTACCGACGTTGTACAAATTGGAATTGGTGGATCAGATCTCGGTCCACGGGCGTTGTATCTCGCGCTGGAAGGTTGGGCACAGAGGCACCAGGCGGTTAAGATGCGCACACATTTTATCTCCAACGTGGACCCAGACGACGCAGCGCTTGTACTCTCAAAACTACCGCTTGAGACCACGCTTTTTATTTTGGTATCAAAGAGTGGTACGACGCTTGAAACACTCAGTAATGAGCTTTTCGTCGCACACGTCCTTCGTCAAGCAGGTCTAGAACCGCACACACAGTTCGTGGCAGTTACCAGCGAGACCAGTCCACTTGCAAATAATCCCCAGTACCTTGCTTCCTTCTACATGGATGATTTTATCGGTGGACGCTACTCTAGTTCCTCTGTCTGTGGCGCTGTGGTACTCACGCTTGCGTTTGGACCGCAGGTGTTTGGGCACTTCCTCTCCGGTGCGGCAGAGGCGGACCGAGCAGCACAGGAACAAGACATACGGCGTAATGCAGCACTTCTTGACGCGCTCATCGGTGTGTACGAGCGCACTATTCTGGGATACGAGCACACCGCGGTGTTGCCCTATAGCCAGGCGTTGGCTCGCTTTCCTGCACATTTGCAACAACTAGATATGGAATCTAACGGCAAGAGTGTTAACCGCTTCGGCATTCCGATAACGTATAAGACCGGCCCGGTGATCTTTGGAGAGCCTGGGACAAACGGTCAGCACTCGTTCTACCAACATTTGCATCAAGGAACATCGGTGGTGCCGCTTCAGTTCATTGCCTTTCAACATAGTCAGCTCGGGCAGGATCCGATAATCCGTGGATCTACCGGTCAGCAGAAGCTCCTTGCAAATGTCGTCGCACAAATTGTCGCGTTCGCCAGGGGAAAAGAGCACGCGGATGCAAATAAAACGTTTTCCGGGGAGCGTCCATCCAGTCTGCTATACGCTAAAGCGCTTACCCCACAAACGCTCGGCGCACTTCTTGCACACTTTGAAAACAAGATTATGTTCCAAGGATTTGCGTGGAACTTGAACAGCTTTGATCAAGAAGGAGTGCAGCTGGGCAAGACGCTTGCACAACACATATTAGCAGGAGAGGTGGAAGGCGTGTTGCGCGCCTACGCAGATCTGTTTGATTTAGCACACGCGCCGACGTGCTAG
- a CDS encoding DUF2062 domain-containing protein, producing the protein MIRALFSLFRSLHANTHPADLAHAAALALALALLPRSSLLWYLLFAVCFFIRLNRGLLLLSLVLFGFVVPSFDPWLDSLGNWALCLPRLQPVYRALIEIPFVGLARFYNTMIAGGLVAGALCYLPCYALARCAVTAYRTYLYPKIHHATIFFLVRNAPLCKR; encoded by the coding sequence GTGATTCGCGCCCTCTTTTCCCTCTTTCGGTCCCTCCATGCAAACACGCACCCGGCAGATCTCGCGCATGCGGCAGCGTTGGCACTGGCCCTCGCGTTGCTTCCTCGGAGTTCTCTCCTGTGGTACCTACTGTTTGCCGTCTGCTTTTTTATACGGCTGAACCGTGGTCTGCTCTTGCTATCGCTCGTGCTGTTTGGTTTTGTCGTTCCTTCGTTCGATCCCTGGCTCGACAGCCTCGGCAATTGGGCGCTGTGTTTACCACGGCTGCAACCCGTCTACCGCGCCCTGATTGAGATTCCCTTCGTAGGGCTTGCGCGCTTTTACAACACTATGATTGCCGGCGGTCTGGTGGCAGGTGCGCTGTGCTATTTGCCGTGCTATGCTCTTGCACGCTGCGCGGTGACGGCGTACCGTACATACCTGTACCCTAAAATTCACCATGCGACGATTTTCTTTCTTGTCCGGAACGCCCCGTTGTGCAAAAGGTAA
- the uvrC gene encoding excinuclease ABC subunit UvrC, giving the protein MRPSESLVETLRIQALSAPSTSGVYLWKDVHGVVIYVGKAKSLRTRLTSYFRCRHDPKTRVLMSRAAALEYLQTQHEYEALLLENTLIKKHTPRYNICLKDGKTYPLLKLTCEPFPRIFRTRQFCQDGARYFGPFPDVQILDSFLKLILRTYKIRTCTTLRKRKNPCLYYHLKRCDAPCCGWVSPRTYQKDIHEITLLLEGNIDATVARLEKRMKRAVRQEAFEAAARIRDDIQAIRCITHKSLVQDMDERARDYIAWSSTGAIVTFAVLRMRGGKLNGRELFRTRSLKNEEEILSEFLITYYSDHTIPPHLFVHSSAGLAEHWLSHKAGTQCTVTLIPLHTFPTPQTPSSTVTTNAPTLAASQNSNAVQDSGLRSCSETSTMHTLQKAHDACTASEGTRENTPHESAHTPHHRAILAMAQLNAHEDITRYLKNRGADDALKELQKQLHLARIPTLIEGFDISHLGGKYTVASLICFKNGAPDTKNYRLFNLRAHDTRIDDFASMREAIARRYTHTPEGYTLPDLILVDGGIGHVSAAQHVLDALGLSIPLVGLAKRAEELFIPNSPTPLVLDRRNPALHMLQRIRDEAHRFAITRNRHLRTKKELVLSFERLPHVGKVRAHRLLAHFGSFRSLQSATPQDIATAIHIPLTQAHTILHAATRSTTAPVREEYKEHEHDPQGESPGPGRKTD; this is encoded by the coding sequence GTGCGTCCTTCTGAATCTCTCGTGGAGACGTTGCGCATTCAGGCACTCAGTGCCCCGTCTACAAGCGGTGTATATCTGTGGAAAGACGTACACGGCGTTGTCATCTATGTCGGTAAAGCAAAATCACTCAGGACAAGACTCACTTCTTACTTTCGCTGCAGGCACGACCCAAAGACACGCGTGCTGATGTCGCGCGCCGCTGCACTTGAATATCTACAAACACAACACGAATACGAGGCGCTGCTCCTTGAGAACACACTCATAAAAAAACATACTCCGCGCTACAATATCTGCCTCAAAGACGGGAAAACCTATCCTTTGCTCAAGCTAACCTGCGAGCCATTTCCGCGTATTTTTCGCACACGCCAATTCTGTCAAGACGGTGCACGGTACTTTGGTCCCTTCCCTGACGTGCAAATCCTCGATTCTTTTCTTAAACTCATTTTACGCACCTATAAAATCCGTACGTGCACCACCTTGCGGAAGAGAAAAAATCCTTGCCTCTACTATCACCTGAAGCGCTGCGATGCCCCGTGTTGTGGATGGGTCTCTCCACGCACATATCAAAAGGACATACATGAGATTACCCTGCTGCTCGAGGGGAATATTGACGCGACTGTAGCGCGTCTAGAAAAGCGCATGAAACGAGCAGTCCGCCAAGAAGCATTCGAAGCTGCCGCGCGCATACGCGATGATATCCAGGCAATCCGCTGTATTACACACAAAAGTCTTGTTCAAGACATGGACGAACGTGCACGCGATTACATCGCCTGGTCGAGCACGGGAGCAATCGTCACCTTCGCCGTTCTACGCATGCGGGGAGGAAAATTAAACGGTAGAGAACTTTTTCGCACACGTTCATTAAAAAATGAAGAGGAAATCCTTTCAGAATTTCTCATCACTTACTACTCTGACCATACCATACCCCCACATCTATTTGTACACTCGTCTGCAGGGTTAGCAGAACACTGGCTCAGCCATAAAGCAGGTACACAATGTACCGTCACGCTCATCCCTTTGCATACCTTTCCTACGCCGCAGACCCCTTCTTCCACTGTCACCACAAACGCTCCTACCCTTGCAGCTTCGCAAAATAGCAATGCAGTACAAGATTCAGGGTTACGTTCTTGCAGCGAAACGTCCACCATGCATACGCTTCAAAAAGCACACGACGCCTGCACTGCAAGCGAAGGCACACGAGAAAACACACCGCACGAGAGCGCGCACACTCCTCATCACCGCGCCATTTTAGCCATGGCGCAGTTAAACGCTCATGAAGATATTACTCGGTATCTGAAAAATCGCGGCGCTGACGATGCACTCAAGGAATTGCAAAAGCAACTGCATCTTGCACGCATTCCAACGCTCATTGAAGGATTTGACATTTCCCATTTGGGTGGAAAGTACACTGTCGCAAGTCTCATTTGCTTCAAAAATGGGGCCCCCGACACAAAGAACTACCGATTGTTTAATTTACGTGCGCACGACACCCGTATTGACGATTTTGCATCGATGCGCGAAGCAATTGCCCGCCGTTATACCCACACACCAGAGGGCTACACTCTGCCCGATCTTATCCTTGTCGATGGGGGAATCGGTCACGTTTCTGCTGCACAGCACGTCCTCGACGCTCTTGGTCTTAGTATCCCGCTTGTAGGTCTTGCAAAACGCGCAGAAGAGCTATTTATCCCCAATTCTCCTACACCACTAGTTCTGGATCGTCGCAACCCTGCACTGCATATGCTGCAACGCATCCGAGATGAAGCACACCGCTTTGCAATCACACGGAATCGGCATCTACGCACAAAGAAAGAGCTAGTCTTAAGCTTTGAGCGTCTCCCCCATGTGGGCAAAGTGCGCGCACACAGACTGCTTGCTCACTTCGGTTCGTTCCGCAGCCTGCAGAGCGCAACTCCCCAGGACATAGCGACAGCCATTCATATACCGCTCACCCAAGCACACACCATCCTGCACGCGGCAACCCGCTCAACAACCGCCCCTGTACGAGAAGAATATAAAGAACACGAGCACGACCCCCAGGGAGAATCACCTGGACCAGGTCGGAAAACAGACTAA
- the pgl gene encoding 6-phosphogluconolactonase — protein MKKHIFEDARAIAAFLVSVFDSRLKTQEILWLALSGGSTPREIFRTWAHEFRHHLDWKRLRFFWSDERCVPPTDAQSNFNMTHSALLEPLEINPDAVFRVRGEDAPESACAAYSQEIEARLPRQRGVPCFDIILLGMGADGHTASIFPHEIELWDHSGCCVVATHPDTGQKRVSFTGHLINNAHEIYVVVTGREKQDMLASVASDPHASVPVARVDTAKAQWLLDTAAAGAISA, from the coding sequence ATGAAGAAGCATATTTTTGAGGATGCGCGTGCCATCGCGGCGTTCCTCGTTTCGGTGTTTGATTCTCGGCTCAAAACACAAGAGATTCTCTGGTTGGCCCTGTCGGGGGGTTCCACTCCAAGGGAGATTTTCAGAACTTGGGCGCACGAGTTTCGACACCACCTTGATTGGAAGCGCCTCCGCTTCTTCTGGAGCGATGAGCGTTGCGTACCCCCCACGGATGCGCAGAGTAACTTCAACATGACCCATAGTGCGCTCCTTGAGCCTCTGGAAATAAATCCTGACGCGGTGTTTCGCGTCAGGGGAGAAGACGCCCCGGAGAGCGCCTGCGCCGCATACTCACAGGAAATTGAAGCACGGCTCCCAAGACAGCGTGGCGTGCCGTGCTTTGATATTATACTCCTGGGTATGGGGGCGGATGGACACACCGCGTCTATTTTCCCTCATGAAATAGAGCTGTGGGACCACAGCGGCTGTTGCGTCGTGGCAACTCACCCAGACACCGGTCAGAAACGTGTGAGTTTCACTGGGCACCTTATCAATAATGCACACGAAATCTACGTCGTAGTTACCGGGCGTGAAAAGCAGGACATGCTCGCGTCAGTCGCGTCAGATCCCCACGCGTCCGTGCCCGTTGCACGCGTGGACACTGCCAAAGCGCAGTGGCTGCTGGATACCGCTGCTGCGGGGGCTATATCCGCGTAA
- a CDS encoding YebC/PmpR family DNA-binding transcriptional regulator: protein MSGHSKWATIKHAKGAADAKRGQLFTKFIKEISVAARMAGGDPQANPRLRTAILKARAANMPKDNIERAIKKGTGELSGSSYEELVYEGYAPGGVAVLVEVLTDNKNRAAANVRNLFSRNGGNLGSAGSVSYMFNRKGVIEYDSEQVDEEALMELALEAGAEDIQNAGGVLTVTTVPGTFETVLESLQAKGWESLSAGISMVPDTYLALDEETARKVLKMIDRLEEEEDVQAVYSNADIPSELVL from the coding sequence ATGTCTGGACATAGTAAATGGGCCACTATCAAGCATGCTAAGGGAGCTGCGGACGCAAAGCGTGGGCAGTTGTTCACTAAGTTTATCAAGGAAATATCTGTTGCTGCCCGCATGGCAGGCGGTGACCCACAGGCTAATCCACGTCTGAGGACTGCAATCCTTAAGGCACGTGCCGCTAATATGCCTAAAGATAACATTGAGCGGGCTATTAAGAAGGGTACGGGGGAGTTATCTGGCAGTAGCTATGAGGAGCTCGTTTATGAAGGTTATGCGCCGGGCGGTGTTGCCGTTCTGGTCGAGGTGCTCACCGATAACAAAAACCGCGCGGCCGCGAACGTGCGCAATTTGTTTTCCCGTAATGGGGGTAATTTAGGTTCGGCAGGATCCGTTTCCTATATGTTCAATCGCAAAGGAGTTATAGAGTACGATTCCGAACAGGTTGACGAAGAGGCTCTCATGGAGCTTGCCCTCGAAGCGGGTGCTGAGGACATACAGAACGCCGGTGGTGTCCTCACCGTCACCACGGTTCCCGGTACGTTTGAGACGGTCCTAGAATCCCTTCAGGCCAAGGGGTGGGAATCACTATCTGCCGGTATATCTATGGTTCCCGACACGTACCTGGCGCTTGATGAGGAGACTGCGCGTAAGGTATTGAAGATGATTGACCGGCTCGAAGAAGAAGAGGATGTTCAGGCCGTCTACAGTAACGCTGATATTCCAAGCGAGCTTGTGCTGTAA